One window of the Shimwellia blattae DSM 4481 = NBRC 105725 genome contains the following:
- the tolQ gene encoding Tol-Pal system protein TolQ yields MTNMNIIDLFLEASLLVKVIMFILIGFSIASWAIIIQRTRILSAASRDAEAFEDKFWSGIELSRLYQESQSRRDSLAGTEQIFYSGFKEFARLHKANSHAPEAIVEGASRAMRISMNRELENLETHIPFLGTVGSISPYIGLFGTVWGIMHAFIGLGAVKQATLQMVAPGIAEALIATAIGLFAAIPAVMAYNRLSQRVNKLELNYDNFMEEFTAILHRQAFSSSDSNKG; encoded by the coding sequence GTGACTAACATGAATATTATTGATTTGTTCCTTGAGGCAAGCCTCCTGGTCAAAGTCATCATGTTTATTTTGATTGGTTTTTCCATTGCATCATGGGCCATCATCATCCAGCGAACGCGTATTTTAAGCGCTGCCTCTCGCGATGCCGAAGCGTTTGAAGACAAGTTCTGGTCCGGTATTGAACTGTCGCGCCTGTATCAGGAGAGCCAGAGCCGCCGCGATAGCCTGGCCGGTACTGAGCAGATCTTCTATTCCGGATTCAAAGAGTTTGCCCGGCTGCATAAAGCCAACAGCCACGCGCCGGAGGCCATTGTTGAAGGGGCATCCCGCGCGATGCGTATCTCAATGAATCGTGAGCTGGAAAATCTGGAAACCCATATTCCTTTCCTCGGTACGGTGGGCTCCATCAGCCCGTATATCGGCCTGTTTGGTACGGTATGGGGGATTATGCACGCGTTTATTGGCCTGGGGGCGGTGAAGCAAGCCACCCTGCAGATGGTCGCGCCCGGGATTGCCGAAGCGCTGATTGCCACCGCGATTGGTCTGTTTGCGGCCATTCCTGCTGTTATGGCGTATAACCGCCTGAGCCAGCGGGTGAATAAGCTGGAACTTAACTACGACAACTTTATGGAAGAGTTCACGGCTATTCTGCACCGCCAGGCTTTCAGCTCCAGCGACAGTAACAAGGGGTAA
- the ybgE gene encoding cyd operon protein YbgE, translating into MKNIIATLYAVMDKGPLRALSLLMALVLAGCMFWDPARFAARTSTLSVWHGLVMMWAVCAGVIHGVGFRPKMVRWQGIFCPLLADLILLAGLVFFFS; encoded by the coding sequence ATGAAAAATATTATCGCGACGCTGTATGCGGTAATGGATAAGGGCCCGTTACGGGCCCTTTCTCTGCTGATGGCCCTGGTGCTGGCAGGCTGTATGTTCTGGGATCCGGCGCGGTTTGCCGCCCGCACCAGTACGCTTTCTGTCTGGCACGGGCTGGTGATGATGTGGGCCGTTTGTGCCGGTGTGATTCACGGGGTGGGGTTTCGTCCGAAAATGGTACGCTGGCAGGGCATCTTTTGCCCGCTGCTGGCCGATCTCATCCTGCTTGCTGGCCTGGTTTTTTTCTTTTCCTGA
- the ybgC gene encoding tol-pal system-associated acyl-CoA thioesterase codes for MSTNIFRWPVRVYYEDTDAGGVVYHASYVAFYERARTEMLRHHQFSQQALMEERVAFVVRKMTIEYLAPARLDDLLEIQTEITSMRGTSLIFTQRIVDAENRILNQAEVMIVCVDPHVMKPRALPKSIVAEFKQ; via the coding sequence GTGAGTACAAATATTTTCAGATGGCCGGTTCGTGTCTATTACGAAGATACCGACGCCGGTGGCGTGGTTTACCATGCCAGTTATGTGGCTTTTTATGAACGAGCCCGCACTGAGATGTTGCGCCATCATCAGTTCAGCCAGCAGGCGCTGATGGAGGAGCGAGTGGCGTTTGTAGTTCGCAAAATGACTATAGAGTATCTTGCGCCTGCCAGACTCGACGATTTACTCGAAATCCAGACGGAAATCACATCAATGCGTGGGACCTCTTTGATCTTTACGCAGCGAATAGTCGATGCAGAGAACCGGATCCTCAACCAAGCCGAGGTGATGATTGTTTGTGTTGATCCACACGTAATGAAGCCCCGAGCGCTTCCTAAGTCTATTGTCGCGGAGTTTAAGCAGTGA
- the cydB gene encoding cytochrome d ubiquinol oxidase subunit II has protein sequence MIDYEVLRFIWWLLIGVLLIGFAVADGFDMGVGMLTRILGRTDTERRVMINSIAPHWDGNQVWLITAGGALFAAWPMVYAAAFSGFYVAMILVLASLFFRPVGFDYRSKIEDMRWRNMWDWGIFIGSFVPPLVIGVAFGNLLQGVPFHVDEYLRLYYTGNFFQLLNPFGLLAGVVSVAMILTQGATYLQMRTTGELHLRTRSTSQIAALVTMICFALAGVWVIYGIDGYVVTSAMDHHAASNPLTKEVAREAGAWLVNFNNMPALWAIPALGVVLPLLTVLMSRVDKGAWAFVFSSLTLACVILTAGIAMFPFVMPSSTMMNASLTMWDATSSHLTLAVMTYVAIVFVPLILAYTTWCYWKMFGRITKEHIESNTHSLY, from the coding sequence ATGATCGATTATGAAGTATTGCGTTTTATCTGGTGGCTGCTGATTGGCGTGTTGCTGATTGGCTTTGCCGTGGCGGATGGCTTTGATATGGGGGTCGGCATGCTGACCCGTATTCTGGGCCGTACCGATACCGAACGCCGGGTGATGATTAACTCCATCGCCCCGCACTGGGACGGTAACCAGGTGTGGCTTATCACCGCCGGTGGTGCGCTGTTTGCCGCATGGCCAATGGTGTACGCTGCAGCCTTCTCCGGCTTTTATGTGGCGATGATCCTGGTGCTGGCCTCGTTATTCTTCCGTCCGGTGGGCTTTGACTACCGCTCCAAGATTGAAGATATGCGCTGGCGCAACATGTGGGACTGGGGCATTTTCATCGGCAGCTTTGTACCGCCGCTGGTGATTGGGGTGGCCTTCGGTAACCTGCTGCAGGGGGTGCCGTTCCATGTGGATGAGTATCTGCGTCTTTACTACACCGGTAACTTCTTCCAGTTGCTCAACCCGTTTGGCCTGCTGGCCGGGGTGGTGAGCGTGGCGATGATCCTGACCCAGGGGGCGACCTATCTGCAGATGCGCACCACCGGTGAGCTGCACCTGCGTACCCGCTCCACCTCGCAAATTGCGGCGCTGGTGACCATGATCTGCTTCGCCCTGGCCGGTGTGTGGGTGATCTACGGTATTGACGGCTATGTGGTGACCTCAGCCATGGATCACCATGCGGCCTCTAACCCGCTGACCAAAGAAGTTGCCCGGGAAGCCGGGGCCTGGCTGGTGAACTTTAACAATATGCCGGCCCTGTGGGCGATTCCGGCGCTGGGTGTGGTGCTGCCGCTGCTGACGGTGCTGATGTCCCGCGTGGATAAAGGCGCATGGGCGTTTGTGTTCTCGTCCCTGACGCTGGCCTGCGTGATTCTGACTGCCGGTATTGCGATGTTCCCGTTTGTGATGCCGTCCAGCACCATGATGAACGCCAGCCTGACCATGTGGGATGCCACCTCCAGCCATCTGACGCTGGCGGTGATGACCTATGTCGCTATTGTGTTTGTGCCGCTGATTCTGGCCTACACCACCTGGTGTTACTGGAAAATGTTCGGGCGCATTACCAAAGAGCATATCGAAAGCAACACCCACTCTCTGTACTGA
- the cydX gene encoding cytochrome bd-I oxidase subunit CydX: MWYFAWILGTLLACAFGIVTALALEQAEGAKAAKEDS; encoded by the coding sequence ATGTGGTACTTTGCATGGATTCTGGGCACGCTGCTGGCCTGTGCTTTCGGGATTGTGACCGCGCTGGCGCTGGAACAGGCAGAAGGCGCTAAAGCGGCTAAAGAAGATAGCTGA